The Phormidium sp. PBR-2020 DNA segment GCAGGTGCTGACATGAGGCCCGAGTATCTATCTTAAACCTTAAACCGGTTCTTGCATGATGGATATCTGGAAGTTCTCACAATTGTTTGGGGGGGGTGGGCGGGATAAGAGCCAGGTTAGTTTGAGGCTTGAGCGGCGGCGGCTTGGGAGCGTTCCATCAACTCGGGGACGGTGACAAATTCATAGCCTCGTTCTCGCAGTTCTTTGATAATCACGGGTAGGGCGGCGACGGTGTGATGACGAGGCCCTCCACCATCATGAAAGAGAACGATCGCCCCCGGATGAATGCCATTGAGAACTCGCTCAATAATCCCGTCACGGGGTAGAAAGTAGTCGGAACTGTCGACGGACCACATGGTAATGGCGTAGTTTTGGGCGGCGGCGTAGGGGGTTAGGGCATTGTTGAGATAGCCGCCGGGGGGACGAAACAGTTGTGTTCGCACACGGGTGTATTGATAGATTAACTCTGCCGTCTGCTCGATTTCTTGATAGGCCAAGGCGTCACTTTTGACGACGTAGGGATGGGACCAGGTGTGATTCCCTAAGATATGACCTTCGGCCACGATGCGTTGCAACAGTTCGGGATAGGTGGAGAGGACTCGCCCGAGGACGAAGAAGCTAGCGAGTATGTCATGGTCGCGCAAAATATCGAGAATTTGGGCGGTGTAGGGAGAGGGACCATCGTCGAAGGTTAGGGCAATGGCGCGATCGCCCGGGGCCAGGGGGAGCGATCGCACAATCTGACCTCGGTAAGGCTCCGGAACGCTATGGTAAATGTCGGGAGGAAGGCGATCGCGTTCGATTTGCCGTTGGGTAGTCTCTTGCAATCGCTCTAATCGGGCCAGAGAGATGTCAGTATGCTGGCTGACGGTCTGTTCGACGGGGGCAACTTCTAAGGGGAGAAGTTTGGGAGCATAGGTCACTGGACGTAGTGAGTCTAAGCGATTGGCTCCCATCAATAGGATGAGGATGACAATGGCGATCTGAGCCACCAGATGGGGATAAGGCTGAAGCGAGATCCGCCGACGCATCAAATAGGGACTAACTTTTATCAATTTCATGGGATCGACAACAGTTTTTCTAAAGTGTTGTAACAATTTCAGCGGTCATCCTGAGTTCCTGTATCCTGTATCACCTTTTATCTTTTATGATTGAGATAAGGATATAGGAGAGGTACATCGGGTGTTTCAGTTATTTGGGTTGGCTCAAGATGTTAAGAAATATTGCCGTTGGCTTCTGGTGTCTCTCCCCTGTTTGCTGTTAGCCATCGGTGCGGAGTTTCCCTCGGCGTTCACCTCAACCCGTGGGGCGATCGCTCAGGAAAATTCTAATCACCCAAGACCATCTACTGGGGAGATTTATTGGTATGGGGAATCGCCTCAGCCTCAAGTTCTTGGGGCGGCCTATATGGTTTTAGAGGCTCGCGACAACCAAGTTGTTGGTGGCTTTTTTATGTACCAATCCTCCTTTGATTGTTTCTATGGGCGAATCACCAATCATTCCCTACAGATTACGGTGATTCCCACCTATGAGCCGAACCATTATCCCTATGCTGTGCAACGCTCAGATACGGCGATCGCCAGTCCCGGAGGCCTCGCCGCAACGCCTGAGTTTGACGGGTTCCATCCTTTGAATCGTCCTGATGAGGTGGCCCGCCATGTTTTAGACACCTGTCGCCATGAATATGGAGACTTAGTCTGGCAATGAGCCGTAGGGGCGAAGCCTTTGTCACCCCTACTTGAACGGCCATTTACCGATTCAGCAAATAGCGCCTTAAAAAGCTTTCTAACGACTCCATTTGGATATCAAACACCGATTCGAGTCGGTGAATTTCTTCGGAGGTACAGAAAAATTCGTTAGCTAAGAGAATCCGTAAGGTTCCGAGCGATCGCTGCAACTCAGGATTGAGAAATCCTACCGCTGACCGAACCCCATCGAGTACTGTTAAGGGAAGATTGACCACAAAGGGATCTTTCTGAAAAACCTGACCAAAGATTTTCGGAATATCCTCACGATTGAGAATTTCTGGACCACCCACAGCAAAAATTTGATTCCTGGCGGCCTCCTGTTGAGGGGATTGGATGGCAATTTCGGCTAAATCATCGGGACTGAGAATCGAGGAGCGATTTTTGAGATCGCCAATGGCAAAGTAGATCCCCGTATCTCGGAAGCGTTCAGCCAAGGGCAAGAGATTGGAGGCAAAGCCGGAAGGCCGTAGGATCGTGTAGTTCAAATCACTTTTCTGTAAGGTATTTTCGACCTCACGCTTCGCCTTAAACACGGGAGAATCTTGGTAGCCGCGATCGGTTCCTAACACTGAGACATAGACAAAATGCTCAATGCGGTTTTCCTGGCCAAAATCCATTAAATCAATGTTGGCTCGGTAATCAATGGCTTGAGCTTTGCCACTATCAGAGCCATGGGCGCTAATAATATAGCGGACATCCCGACAAGCTTTGCGGATATCTCGCTCCTGGGCCAAGTCGCCGATAAAAATTTCTGCGCCCCGTTGTTCGAGTTCCGCATAATTTGACGAGAGTCGCACAAACGCTCGCACGGGCAGATCGCGATCGCGTAACCGCCGTACAATCCGTTTGCCGACACTTCCGGTTGCACCAGTGACTAAATACATAAGGCAAATTCCAGTTAGACTTAGAGATAAGAGTTGCTAGACAACAGGGGCAATCGTGACTGTAATCGATCACCTGTGGGCTTTGCCCATGCTTATTATTGTATTTGCCTTAGGCGCGTCCATCGGTAGCTTTGCCAATGTGGTGATCTATCGGCTACCGGCCGGCCAATCCCTATTACATCCTCCCTCTCGTTGTCCCCATTGTGGTCATGGTTTGGGGAAGGGGGAAAATATCCCGGTGTTGGGTTGGTTACGGTTGCGAGGACGCTGCGCCCATTGCCATGCGCCCATTTCCCCCCGCTATCCCATCGTTGAGGCGGTGACGGGACTCTTGTTTTTGGGGATATTTTGGCGCTATGAGCTGTCTCTGACGACGTTAGGCTATTGGCTCTTTTTAACGGGCCTGTTGGTGTTGGCCCTGATTGATTGGGATACGATGACCCTTCCTAATCCCCTGACGCGCTTGGGGGTCTTGTCGGGGCTAGTCTATCAGACTCTACAAGGCTGGCAAGGGGACTCCGCGATCGGGGCACTCATGCAGGGAATTTTTGGGGCGGTGTTGGGGATTTGGTTAATTGATGCGGTGCGATTTTTAGGGTCCTTGGCTTGGGGAAAAGAAGCCATGGGAGCGGGAGATGGCAAATTACTGGCGGCCATTGGGGCTTGGTTAGGGCCTGGGTTAATGGTGATTTCTGGCTTTGTGGGGGCATTCCTGGGGGCACTGATTGGTGGGGGGGCGATCGCCCTGGGGATTTTGGGGCGATCGCAGCCGATGCCCTTTGGCCCCTTTCTCGCCCTCGGGGGGGCGATCGCCGCGCTCTGGGGGCCGAGCTTACTCAATCTCTACCTAGAGATATTTTTCCCCGCTGGTTTGCTTTAACTGCCCGTGGTGGCCTCAGGACGAATTCGACCGTTATAGGTCGCCTCTAATTCCCAGGTGTTGGGGTTAACGATGACCACGGTTTCAAGACTGTATTGACTATCTCCGGGGGCACGCCCTAAAAAGCGAAATTCAATATTCCCCGTCTCCGTTAAGCGATAAGGCGCGTCAGCAGACGGCCCGTGCATGGAGGCTTCAGCGCGATAGCGTTCTAAGCCCCCATTGAGACGTTCAGCCAGTTGACGGGCTTGGTTTTTAGCCCGCTGCACGTCGAACGGCGACAAGGAGAACTGTTCTAAACGGGCATTGCGCTCTGTGAATCGATCTTGGGCCTGAGCGGGGGACTGAGTCACCAATGAGGCACTCAGGAGGGTAAACAAGACAAGAGGTAAACTAAGCTTCATGGAACGATCCTCCACAGATTTAGGGTTAAATAGCCTGCATATCAGAGTATCCTGGGAGAAGAGTTGGCTAAATCAGCCAATTCCAGATCGTGATCTGCCACAAGAAATCGCGTTTGAGTCCCGGAATTTGATAGGATGCGATCCATGACAGAGATCCCTGACCTATCCCAGTCCTTAGAACAGAGCGACCGTCAACCCAGCCAAATCCCCTGACCAGACACCGGTTTGAGATGGCTTACTTGTTAGTGGCTCTGTCTGTGCTTAAACCTCTGTGCTTAAACCTCAGCCGCGAGATTGCTTTTAAAAATCCCAGAACTTCATGTCTCTATTTGATTGGTTTGCCGACCGACGCAAGTTAAATTCTATCGGTCAGAAGCAGCAAGAACGAGAAATCGCCGAGGGGCTTTGGACAAAGTGCGAGTCCTGTGGTGTCTTAACCTATACGAAGGACTTGGCAGCCAACAACATGGTATGTCCCGAATGCGGTCATCATGGTCGCATTTTTAGTGATGAGCGTATTCAACAACTGATTGATCGTGGGACCTGGCAACCCCTCAATGGCCAGTTGCGCCCCACCGATCCCCTAGGATTCTACGATCGCAAGGCCTACCGCGATCGCCTCACAGATTACCAACATAAAACCCAACTCAACGATGCCGTACAAACCGGCTTTGGCGACCTCGATGGGTTGCCTATCGCTCTTGGAGTGATGGACTTCCGCTTTATGGGAGGAAGCATGGGATCGGTGGTGGGGGAAACGCTCACCCGTCTGATTGAGCAGGGAACCGCTGATGAGCGTCCGGTGATTATTGTCTGTGCCTCTGGAGGAGCGAGGATGCAGGAGGGAATGTTGAGCCTGATGCAGATGGCGAAGATTTCTGGGGCCTTACAGCGCCATCGTCAATCGCGATTGCTCTATATTCCCATTTTGACCCACCCCACCACCGGCGGCGTCACGGCCAGTTTTGCCATGTTAGGTGATATTATCCTGGCTGAGCCGAAAGCAACCATCGGCTTTGCCGGACGGCGGGTGATTGAGCAGACATTACGCCAGAAACTGCCAGAGGATTTTCAGTCCGCTGAAGATCTGCTCAACCATGGATTTATCGATGCTATTGTGCCCCGTCCCCAACTCAAAGGACTGTTAGGGCAATTAATTCGCTTGCATCATCCCTCCCTGAAACGGGCCCATCATCAGGTTCCTCAGGATCATGGGAGTGATGCCGTGGCCCTCGAAATTTCTGGGTCAAATGAGCCGTCCTAGCTGCTAAAGATAACAAATCCTTAAAACAACCGCTCTAACGTCCCCAGACTCTGGCATGATATGTGTACTGACAAGAGATTTAAAGCTTGTCCCACATTCAAGCTTGGCTGAACATCAATAAAGTTTAGAGGAAAACAATGCTAAAAAGATTCTTTTGGCTTGCGATCGCTATGGTCGTCTTAGTTTGGAGCTTCGGGAATAACAGCGCCATGGCGTTGGAACTCGATGCCGAAACCCGCACCGTAGCCTTGAACGAACAGGGGGAAACCGTCACCTTATCCCTAGAACAAGCCACCCGTGGAAAACGCCTCTTTGGTGATATTTGCGCCCAGTGCCATCCCGTTGGACTGACCAAGACCAACCCGAACGTCAACCTAAGTTCCGAGAGTTTGGCCTTAGCAACCCCCCGTCGGGATAATGTTGAGGCGTTGGTGGATTATATGAAAAATCCCACCACCTTTGATGGTGAGTTTGATATTTCCGAGCTGCACCCGGCCACGTCCAGTGCAGACATTTTCCCTGAAATGAGAAATTTAACAGACGACGATTTGTTTAATATCGCTGGACATATTTTGATTCAGCCCAAACTCCGTGGAACCCAATGGGGCGGCGGTAAGGTTTATAACTAAATCCCCCCATGCTGCCGGTGAACGGTGAGTGCGCGACGGCGATGAACCTCAGGTTGGCTCTTAAGTCTTCGTCGTCGCTGTGGCTCTCCTGTTCCGTCAGGATACCCTCAGACCTATTGCAGGTTTGAGAAAACCGGGCGATCCTCCCTTGCGATCGCCGGTTTTTTGCAATTTTGCCGTTTTTAGAGAAGAATCACTATGGCTGTTCAACCCACCCCATCCCGGGGAACTTGGTTTAAACAGACTCTGAGCGCGATCGCCATCCTGGCAGTTCTGCTTTGGGGAGGCGCTCCCTCGTTAGCCGCTGGGGTTAACGCCGATGTATCGCGCTATCTGACTCCAGATGGCCCGACTCAGGTCAAATTGGACGCTCAAGGAAACCAAGCCAGTTATTCCGGTGAAGCCCTAACCCGAGGCCGGGATATCTTCATGGAAAACTGCGCCTACTGTCATGCCAATGGTCTGACACTTCCTCTTCCCCAAGTCTCTCTGACCCTGGAAGACCTAGCCGCAGCCACCCCCCCACGAGATAATATCAACAACTTTGTGACCTATCTGCGCGAACCCATGACCTATGACGGGTCTGAACCCAGTTACTGGTGTCGAGAAGTTCCTGAGAGTTGGCTGGCCCGCCCCGAACTGGAGGAACTGGCCGCCTTTACCCTCAGTGCAGCAGAGAAAGTCCCGGGCTGGGGAACGCTTCCCTCTAATCGCTAACCCCAGACTCACCAAAGCTAGAGGCATGAAGCCCCGTCACTTCAGTGCGGGGTGCTGACTTGCCCTTAGGAGGGAGTGCGGGTTTGGGCGGGGGCCTCTGGGTGTTCTGCCTCTGGATGTCCGAGATACTGATCATAGAGGGCAGCTTCGTAACTCAACCGCTCTTCTACGGCTGGATCTTCGCTCTCTTCATAGGGGATTTCTACTGTAACTTCTGCCCCATTGACCACGGAACCCAGAACTCGCACTCGGTCTTCGGCCTCTTCAAGCATTTCTGCATATTCATTAAGGAGTCCGCCCCGAGTCACCCCTGGCCGAGCCACAATCAGCAGACCATCGGTAAAGGGTTCAAGGGCCAACGTGTCATTACATTCACTCAGAGCTGGGGAGTCAACCACCACAAAGTCAAAGCGGGCCCGGGCCTGCATCAGTAACTGGCGCAGTTCACTCGACTCAATGATGGCCGGTGCGTTGCGTTGGGGGCCGGGACTGGATACCACATAAAGGTTCGGGACATCGGGAACCAGATGAGCATTCTGGTTCATGCCGTTGTAGTGCCTCAGCGGTTCCGTGAGACGTTGAGGATCGAGGGCAATTTTCAAGGACTCTGCCTGGGAGGGCGATCGCACATCGGCCTCGACTAACAGAGTGCGTTTTCCGGCACGGGCAGCAGCGATGGCTAAGTTATAGGCCGTAAAGGACTTACCTTCCTGAGCGGCTGGACTGGTAACCAGGACAATCCGGGGCGGTTTCCCCTCAATCCGTTGTAAGTTGCTACGCAGCCGCTCGTAATAGTCCAAGTAGGGGGAATGAGGCGACAAAAGGACGGGGAATGGCTCCTCGTCGAGGGTATCGAAGCGATCGACATGGGGAATCGTCCCCAACACGGTCAAATCTCGCCCTTCTAAGGCGCCACGCACTTCTTCCATGGTGTAGAAGCGTCCTTCGAGAGCTGATAAGCCAAAGATTAACACCGCCCCAGCGGCCAAACCGGCCCCACCACCAATGAGAACCAACATAAAGATATTGGCGGCATCTTCCCGGATTTCTTGAACCTGGGGTTCTTGAGCAATACTGAGGTTACTGACGGTTTCCGTCCGCGCTGACTCCGCATCAATCAGCCGGGCCTGTAACTGGTTAAACAGGGATTTATGAATCGCCACGGCTTGACTGAGCCGTTCTCGTTCCAACTCCAAATTGGGCAGATTTTGGAACTCGGCCAGCAACTCATTCTCTAGCCGTTCCGATTGCACTAGGTTTTGCAGCAGCATCTCCCGCTGCGTCTGCAACCCGACCAACTGATTAGCCATTTCTTGCCGGGTTGGATCGAGGCTACTCTGGGTCCGAACTCGACGACTGTCATACAGGGGTTGACCAATGCCATCTCCTCCAATGACTTCTTGCGCACGGTTTTCTAGCAACCGTTCTAACCCCATCAGTTGGCGACGCAATTCAACGACCTGGGGATGATCCTGGCGGAGGGTTTGGCTGAGGAGGGCCTGCTGACTTTCAATCTGGTGAATCTGTCCCCGTAGATTATTGACAATGGGATCGCGACTCAAGGCTGACGAGGTATAGGCTTCATCCACCGTTAGTCCCAAGCGGGCTTCGAGACTCTGCATCTGGGTACCGACTTCCTCGATTTGCCGTTGCAATTCGTCCTGTCGATTCTGGGCCCCACGAATATTCCCGACTAAAACGCCGTCACGACCCAAAACTAGGGCTGCACCCTCAATGCGATCGAACTGGACTAACCGCTCTTCGGCTTCCCGTAAATCGGCTTCAACCTCAGGAATCCGCTCGTTGAGCGCGGCAATCAGTACATCTAAGCGGGATGTGTTGAGCATCCGGCTTTTTTCAACGGATGACTCCATCAGAAGTTGCACCACTTGTTTGGCCCGTTCTGGGGTGGCATCAACGTAGGAAATGGCATATAACTGCGGCCCATCACCGCCGGGAGTCCGCAACTGGGCAGAGCGAATTTGGCGAGGATGCACGCCCACTTGTTCCGCCACCTGCTCAACCACTTGGTCATCCAGGAGAAACTCACGATTGAGGGCTTGCTTTCCCTGTTCTTGGATGTTGGGTCCCGCTTGTGACACGGTGACGGGTTCCTGATTAAGGGTCATCACCCCAGAGGCGTTGTAACTCGGTGGGGGGGGTTCTTCTAGGCCCATGAGTCCAGACACGCCGACGGCTAGGGCGAAGACGGCAAATCCGGCAAATTTATATTTCCCAAAGGCAATAATGTACCGTTTGACGATTGAGGGTGCCACAGTTGATATACCTGTTTGAGTCTTATCTCTAGTTTACGGGGTCGAGCTAATTGGGGGGGGTGGGAATTTAGTTCTGATTGTTGCCGTCACCGGTTGGGCCGAAAAGGTTATCGGCGCTCCTAGAGAGTTGGTCAAAGAATAAGAGAAAGCCCAAAACATCCCGGAAGGGTTGGGTGAAGGTGTTCAGAAAGTTCCCCAACTGAGCAACGAGGTTCCGCCCCACTACGATAACATCTCGATCTTGGAGTAAGGGGTTCTCCTCCATGTTACCCATGATGGCTTCCCGCACATTGTAATATTCTGTTACAGGCTCACCGACTTCTTCGTCAAAGCGGATTAGGGCCACACGGCCGAGGCGAGCGGCATTGAGGGGAACTCCGGCGACGGCATCGGCTAAACGACTGCCAGCCGGTAGATCTTGCCGTCCGGCGGCGTTGCCGGGGCGGCTAATGAGGCGCACGACAATCCGTTGTTGGGAGAGGCTGGTGCGAGTCATGAGTTCGACGTCGTAGTTCTCTCGGTCTTCAGGGCGAATTTCTGGAACGATGACGACATCTCCATCTTCGAGTCCCAGTTGGGGCAGGGGTCGCCCTTCGAGAAGAGGGGTAAAGAGATCGACTTCCCGTTCAATGGCGGTTCCGTCGGGGAGACGGCGGCGAATCAGGATGCGTCGTAGGTCGGCGGTGGTTTTGGTGCCTTGGGCGGCGACGAGGGCTAAGTCCACTTCTGGGGTAGGACGGGAGCCAAAATCATAGTAGCCGGGACGCACCACTTCGCCGGTGATGGTGATGGAAATACGACGATCAGCGGTGGAGACGAGGGCGGTGCGTTGCAGGATGTCGCGATCGTAGTCGGAGTCAAATTCTCGGGGTCGGGTGGGGACGCGAATGACATCCCCATCCCGGAGGCGCACGTCGGGGATGGCTTGTCCGAGGATGAGGGGGGTATGGAGATCGAAGCTTTGGGTGATTCGTTCGCCGTTGTGGAACTGTCGCTCGACGGTGACTTGACGTAAGTCGGCATCCATGGTAACGCCGCCAGCGGTGAGTAGGGCTTGCACGAGGGGAGAGTTGGGTGCAATGGGGAAGAAACCGGGGCGGTCGACTTCGCCGGTGACGGTGATTTGGGATTGGCGGGGTTGGGCTAGAATGACCTGAACGTCAGGGTTGACGACGAATTCATTGAGGGAGGCTTCTAGGAATTGGGCGGCTTCGTCAACGGTGAGTCCTTCTAGGTTGATTGTTCCTAAGAGGGGGACAAAGATGGTTCCTTGGAAGGAGAGTTGGGCGGTGGTGCTGAGGTCTTGAAAGGGGGGCTGCACGACAATGGATATGCCGTCACCGATGCCGAGGCGGTACTCATCCCAGGCGACGCTATCAATGGGAATCTGCTGCTGAGGCGGACGGCGGGAATCTTGGAGGATGCCGGGGGGAAGTTGTTGAGAGGCGGGAAATTGATCGAGGCGATCGCGCAGCCATCTCTCCAGGTAGTCCATCATTTGGAGATGTTCGGTTTCCCGCTGGGTTTCAAATTGCCGCCACTGGGGGGATAGGCGGCTTTGAGGCACCGTTGGCTCCAAGATGCGGCGCTCATCCTCAGTTTGGGCGATCGCCGTCTGAATGGGCAGGAGCTGGATGGCTACCAGTACGGCCCCGGAGAGCAGGGCGGTACCTGAACGCCAACGGGGGAGATGGGAAAAGTGGGAAGGAAACACGACTCACCTCGGACAAGTTGAATGGGACAAATTTAAGTGTTAGATGCCCTGATTAAAAAAGTTTTTGAGCCTTGGTTCTGTCTTAGTTGGTATGGCGAACAGCCAGGCTGGGAACAAGAGGGTTAGTCAGGGGTTGAGGTGGTGTTGAAGCCTTGTTCTAGGAGGGCGGTATGAACTTGTTGCGCGAAGGTCTCCAGGAAGGGACTGGCGTCATCCACTTGGCTGAGATGCTCGATGGGCACAATCAGAGACACGGCGAC contains these protein-coding regions:
- a CDS encoding polysaccharide deacetylase family protein, which produces MKLIKVSPYLMRRRISLQPYPHLVAQIAIVILILLMGANRLDSLRPVTYAPKLLPLEVAPVEQTVSQHTDISLARLERLQETTQRQIERDRLPPDIYHSVPEPYRGQIVRSLPLAPGDRAIALTFDDGPSPYTAQILDILRDHDILASFFVLGRVLSTYPELLQRIVAEGHILGNHTWSHPYVVKSDALAYQEIEQTAELIYQYTRVRTQLFRPPGGYLNNALTPYAAAQNYAITMWSVDSSDYFLPRDGIIERVLNGIHPGAIVLFHDGGGPRHHTVAALPVIIKELRERGYEFVTVPELMERSQAAAAQASN
- a CDS encoding SDR family oxidoreductase — its product is MYLVTGATGSVGKRIVRRLRDRDLPVRAFVRLSSNYAELEQRGAEIFIGDLAQERDIRKACRDVRYIISAHGSDSGKAQAIDYRANIDLMDFGQENRIEHFVYVSVLGTDRGYQDSPVFKAKREVENTLQKSDLNYTILRPSGFASNLLPLAERFRDTGIYFAIGDLKNRSSILSPDDLAEIAIQSPQQEAARNQIFAVGGPEILNREDIPKIFGQVFQKDPFVVNLPLTVLDGVRSAVGFLNPELQRSLGTLRILLANEFFCTSEEIHRLESVFDIQMESLESFLRRYLLNR
- a CDS encoding A24 family peptidase encodes the protein MLIIVFALGASIGSFANVVIYRLPAGQSLLHPPSRCPHCGHGLGKGENIPVLGWLRLRGRCAHCHAPISPRYPIVEAVTGLLFLGIFWRYELSLTTLGYWLFLTGLLVLALIDWDTMTLPNPLTRLGVLSGLVYQTLQGWQGDSAIGALMQGIFGAVLGIWLIDAVRFLGSLAWGKEAMGAGDGKLLAAIGAWLGPGLMVISGFVGAFLGALIGGGAIALGILGRSQPMPFGPFLALGGAIAALWGPSLLNLYLEIFFPAGLL
- the accD gene encoding acetyl-CoA carboxylase, carboxyltransferase subunit beta, with protein sequence MSLFDWFADRRKLNSIGQKQQEREIAEGLWTKCESCGVLTYTKDLAANNMVCPECGHHGRIFSDERIQQLIDRGTWQPLNGQLRPTDPLGFYDRKAYRDRLTDYQHKTQLNDAVQTGFGDLDGLPIALGVMDFRFMGGSMGSVVGETLTRLIEQGTADERPVIIVCASGGARMQEGMLSLMQMAKISGALQRHRQSRLLYIPILTHPTTGGVTASFAMLGDIILAEPKATIGFAGRRVIEQTLRQKLPEDFQSAEDLLNHGFIDAIVPRPQLKGLLGQLIRLHHPSLKRAHHQVPQDHGSDAVALEISGSNEPS
- the psbV gene encoding cytochrome c-550, producing the protein MLKRFFWLAIAMVVLVWSFGNNSAMALELDAETRTVALNEQGETVTLSLEQATRGKRLFGDICAQCHPVGLTKTNPNVNLSSESLALATPRRDNVEALVDYMKNPTTFDGEFDISELHPATSSADIFPEMRNLTDDDLFNIAGHILIQPKLRGTQWGGGKVYN
- the psbV2 gene encoding photosystem II cytochrome PsbV2; its protein translation is MAVQPTPSRGTWFKQTLSAIAILAVLLWGGAPSLAAGVNADVSRYLTPDGPTQVKLDAQGNQASYSGEALTRGRDIFMENCAYCHANGLTLPLPQVSLTLEDLAAATPPRDNINNFVTYLREPMTYDGSEPSYWCREVPESWLARPELEELAAFTLSAAEKVPGWGTLPSNR
- a CDS encoding lipopolysaccharide biosynthesis — its product is MAPSIVKRYIIAFGKYKFAGFAVFALAVGVSGLMGLEEPPPPSYNASGVMTLNQEPVTVSQAGPNIQEQGKQALNREFLLDDQVVEQVAEQVGVHPRQIRSAQLRTPGGDGPQLYAISYVDATPERAKQVVQLLMESSVEKSRMLNTSRLDVLIAALNERIPEVEADLREAEERLVQFDRIEGAALVLGRDGVLVGNIRGAQNRQDELQRQIEEVGTQMQSLEARLGLTVDEAYTSSALSRDPIVNNLRGQIHQIESQQALLSQTLRQDHPQVVELRRQLMGLERLLENRAQEVIGGDGIGQPLYDSRRVRTQSSLDPTRQEMANQLVGLQTQREMLLQNLVQSERLENELLAEFQNLPNLELERERLSQAVAIHKSLFNQLQARLIDAESARTETVSNLSIAQEPQVQEIREDAANIFMLVLIGGGAGLAAGAVLIFGLSALEGRFYTMEEVRGALEGRDLTVLGTIPHVDRFDTLDEEPFPVLLSPHSPYLDYYERLRSNLQRIEGKPPRIVLVTSPAAQEGKSFTAYNLAIAAARAGKRTLLVEADVRSPSQAESLKIALDPQRLTEPLRHYNGMNQNAHLVPDVPNLYVVSSPGPQRNAPAIIESSELRQLLMQARARFDFVVVDSPALSECNDTLALEPFTDGLLIVARPGVTRGGLLNEYAEMLEEAEDRVRVLGSVVNGAEVTVEIPYEESEDPAVEERLSYEAALYDQYLGHPEAEHPEAPAQTRTPS
- a CDS encoding polysaccharide export protein: MFPSHFSHLPRWRSGTALLSGAVLVAIQLLPIQTAIAQTEDERRILEPTVPQSRLSPQWRQFETQRETEHLQMMDYLERWLRDRLDQFPASQQLPPGILQDSRRPPQQQIPIDSVAWDEYRLGIGDGISIVVQPPFQDLSTTAQLSFQGTIFVPLLGTINLEGLTVDEAAQFLEASLNEFVVNPDVQVILAQPRQSQITVTGEVDRPGFFPIAPNSPLVQALLTAGGVTMDADLRQVTVERQFHNGERITQSFDLHTPLILGQAIPDVRLRDGDVIRVPTRPREFDSDYDRDILQRTALVSTADRRISITITGEVVRPGYYDFGSRPTPEVDLALVAAQGTKTTADLRRILIRRRLPDGTAIEREVDLFTPLLEGRPLPQLGLEDGDVVIVPEIRPEDRENYDVELMTRTSLSQQRIVVRLISRPGNAAGRQDLPAGSRLADAVAGVPLNAARLGRVALIRFDEEVGEPVTEYYNVREAIMGNMEENPLLQDRDVIVVGRNLVAQLGNFLNTFTQPFRDVLGFLLFFDQLSRSADNLFGPTGDGNNQN